In the Populus nigra chromosome 2, ddPopNigr1.1, whole genome shotgun sequence genome, CTTCTGTTGTACAAAGGGAATTGGTATGCATCAATACTCGGTAATGTTTTAAGAATGGTTGGCTCTTCTATTCACATCAAACCGCAGCAATTCATTTGCTGACCCGAACCAAAAATATCTGCATTTCAGACCAATGATCTCAGTTATCTTCTCCGATTTCTACCTTTTAAAGTAAGCACATTGCTAATTCATTCGTCATCTCACTCATGTTCATTAACTTGGTTCTCCTCATTGCCTCCTTCATCCCCTCTACCCCCATAATTAACCCATGGCAACATGGATTCAAACAAGACAGCCAATGCATTGCGATTCGCAACATCACGTGGAGCAGGGCCACCATCAAGTGGGTTGGCAATTTGTCCCCCATTTCGCTCAGGCTCCCTCATCCTTGGATCAACCATGAAGTTTTGCAAGTTCTCAGGTGGAAGTGTTGGAACTGTATCAGAAAAGTCTGAAACCAGCAAATGGCCGTACctataaagagaaagaaatgtcAGCTCAAACATGCATGATAAACATGATACCAATAGTTGAATAAACCCGGATGCAATGGATCTATCACATTCTCCAGACCCCTAAATTGACGCTCAACCATAAAATTGATTCCGTCATCCAAGGGACATGagttataataacaataaataccATCATTGCTTATGacaaaacaacaattaacaacaacaatagttaACAAATACAAATAGGTGGTTGGAGCAGAATAGAGGAACTGAGTCCATAATTCAAAACACTTACTCATTGTTCTCAGATGAAAAGGCCTCTTTTCTCACACAAGCCCAATCCTTGGCATCACTGGTACTATGTTCTAGAGTTTCGATCACTTGAAGAGCACTGACACGAAGCAATTTTTGCAAGTCTGGAAGCCTCCATATGATATAACTTTTCTCTACATATATGTTAATCAGATGATCCAAGGACGCAGACCCTGTTTTCTCTGATCGAAAAAACACATGCTTTATTATATTTGTCCATGCCTGATCTTTCAAAGGTACCTTGGCCACTAACTTTTTAAGGACTGACGGGTGAAGCATTAAAGCCTGCTTCATCAAATCAGCTGAGTTAGACTTTGTAGCACAAGTATCGGCATCTTTTGCGGGTTCCTCTTGCTCAAGATAAAACCGGCAAATGGCAAGAGAGTATGAGAAATTTGGAAACAGCCATAAGGAGTTATCACTTTTATAGTCTTCAGAAAACCATTCCAACCATGCATACTCCTCAGCCCTCAAAGCAAAGTAATCAACACAGAACATGGCCCCCATTGGATCATCTAAATCCAATGAAAGCAACAGTTTGCAAACCTCAAGAGCAGAACGATGACATCCACGTCTGTCCAAGTTTTTCATGTGAGTGAAAAGTGTTGTAAACAGTGGCTTGTTCGTTTCATGGCAGATCTTCAACTGGCAATTTGCCTGCAAGGGGGAGAATGTGGGATGCCATGCACATTCCAAGGCATATAAACTCTTCGCAATAGAATCAGCTGACATTTGATTCTCACCCACAAATTTAAAATAGTCTGCCATTGTTACAAGTGAATCCAAGTGATAAGGGTGGTATAACAGAATGCTTGCTATGCCATTCAGATCATGAATAGCCTTGGCAGCTTCAAATGTCCTCTGCGCTTGATCAGAGGAAGATGAGTGAACATACCTGTGTCAATAAAACAATACAGAATTGGGACATGCATGAGCAAtgagtttgaaaataaatatattagaattttttacaTGTGAACTAAACCATCGATAATTTCAATGATAGGCAGAGATGCaatatttcctaaaaaaaaatgagaaaaatggtTGCAATCCATGTAAATgacaaatatatagaaaaaaaaccatatttagtAGCCCATATAGAAAATGAACACAACTTATGCAGAAGTAAGATGCTTTACACAGATTTCGGAATAAGTTCACAAACACAAATGATAATGCTCTGTCCGCAGCCAGATTGCAAAAGACAAAATGCTAGGGCTGCTTGCAACTAGACTGTTGGTTAAAGTGTCTTAGAGATCACTGTACCTTTTCAAAGTCTCATCAGGTAGGTTAAACTTTAAAGACATAATATCATCGCTTCATCCCCCCACTATGATCACTCCCCAgcccaataaagaaaaaaatcctagCAATACACCAAAAGCATGTTTCTTGATAACCAAGATAAACCCAtgactaaaaatgaaaaattcccAAAGTGAATGCTACCATTCATAAGAAAGTGTCCCCTAAAGGCAAACAAGAATAAAGAATATACATTCAGTAAGAGAGAATGAAGAAACTATCAGTAATGATTGGACATCATAATATCGACAGATGCATAATCTGGGAAATATAGAAATAAAGCAAGTTCTTCACCTAAAATGGTGGTATCCATCCTTAGTTTCCAAAAACTCCATGGATAAAGATCCATCCCACCGAGGCCAATGTTCTGATGGCGAGACTAAAATAGTCCTTCTAGTATGATGGGCTCCACGTCTGCCTCCAATAACCTGTCTAGAACTGCTGGCTTGATTACTTTTCTCAAATGATTTCACCACCTTAGAACCAAAAATTCTCCTTAGCTCGTTCTCAGGATTCAAACATTTTGGATCCACTTGTAAGGCGGAAGGTGCACACTGTTTCACAAATTC is a window encoding:
- the LOC133683171 gene encoding uncharacterized protein LOC133683171 isoform X2, which translates into the protein MSVRLLKKVLKEQELQQQQQQHHDESEEEEGESPYSGTRPAINPFDLLNDDDVDQENEPEIDDEMLVGNNHKQELSGMKSMAGAISTSNQKSKKKKKKKSKTGLSSVTNKVKEPFDDMLDTLPLDVNSSRHQPCPTKTKPETSKLCAEFVKQCAPSALQVDPKCLNPENELRRIFGSKVVKSFEKSNQASSSRQVIGGRRGAHHTRRTILVSPSEHWPRWDGSLSMEFLETKDGYHHFRYVHSSSSDQAQRTFEAAKAIHDLNGIASILLYHPYHLDSLVTMADYFKFVGENQMSADSIAKSLYALECAWHPTFSPLQANCQLKICHETNKPLFTTLFTHMKNLDRRGCHRSALEVCKLLLSLDLDDPMGAMFCVDYFALRAEEYAWLEWFSEDYKSDNSLWLFPNFSYSLAICRFYLEQEEPAKDADTCATKSNSADLMKQALMLHPSVLKKLVAKVPLKDQAWTNIIKHVFFRSEKTGSASLDHLINIYVEKSYIIWRLPDLQKLLRVSALQVIETLEHSTSDAKDWACVRKEAFSSENNEYGHLLVSDFSDTVPTLPPENLQNFMVDPRMREPERNGGQIANPLDGGPAPRDVANRNALAVLFESMLPWVNYGGRGDEGGNEENQVNEHE
- the LOC133683171 gene encoding uncharacterized protein LOC133683171 isoform X1 — protein: MSVRLLKKVLKEQELQQQQQQHHDESEEEEGESPYSGTRPAINPFDLLNDDDVDQLQENEPEIDDEMLVGNNHKQELSGMKSMAGAISTSNQKSKKKKKKKSKTGLSSVTNKVKEPFDDMLDTLPLDVNSSRHQPCPTKTKPETSKLCAEFVKQCAPSALQVDPKCLNPENELRRIFGSKVVKSFEKSNQASSSRQVIGGRRGAHHTRRTILVSPSEHWPRWDGSLSMEFLETKDGYHHFRYVHSSSSDQAQRTFEAAKAIHDLNGIASILLYHPYHLDSLVTMADYFKFVGENQMSADSIAKSLYALECAWHPTFSPLQANCQLKICHETNKPLFTTLFTHMKNLDRRGCHRSALEVCKLLLSLDLDDPMGAMFCVDYFALRAEEYAWLEWFSEDYKSDNSLWLFPNFSYSLAICRFYLEQEEPAKDADTCATKSNSADLMKQALMLHPSVLKKLVAKVPLKDQAWTNIIKHVFFRSEKTGSASLDHLINIYVEKSYIIWRLPDLQKLLRVSALQVIETLEHSTSDAKDWACVRKEAFSSENNEYGHLLVSDFSDTVPTLPPENLQNFMVDPRMREPERNGGQIANPLDGGPAPRDVANRNALAVLFESMLPWVNYGGRGDEGGNEENQVNEHE